In Rhinolophus ferrumequinum isolate MPI-CBG mRhiFer1 chromosome 18, mRhiFer1_v1.p, whole genome shotgun sequence, a genomic segment contains:
- the PLIN4 gene encoding perilipin-4 isoform X4 translates to MISGAKDLVSSTMTRTQDALSSGVANLVDSAKGVVQGGLSITRSALTGTKETVASGVMGTVGVAKGAVQTSVDTTHTALTGTKDTVCSGVTGAVKMATGAVQGGLDTSKAILTGTKDTVSTGLTGALGVAKGAVQTGMDTTKTVLTGTKDTVSTGLTGALGVAKSAAQAGMDTTKTVLSGTKDTVSTGLTGAMGVAKGTVQTGMDTTKKVLSGTKDTVSTGLTGALGVAKGTVQTGMDTTKTVLSGTKDTVSTGLTGALGVAKGAVQTGMDTTKTVLTGTKDTVSTGLTGALGVAKSAAQVGMDTTKTVLSGTKDTMSTGLTGALGVAKGAVQTGMDTTKTVLTGTKDTVSTGLTGALGVAKGTVQTAMDTTKTVLSGTKDTVSTGLTGAMGVAKGTVQTGMDTTKKVLSGTKDTVSTGLTGALGVAKGTVQTGMDTTKTVLSGTKDTVSTGLTGAMGVAKGAVQTGMDTTKVALTSTKNIVSTGLTGALGVAKGTVQTGMDTTKMALSGTKDTVSTGLTGALGVAKSAAQAGMDTTKTVLTGTKDTVSTGLTGALGVAKGAVQTGMDTTKVALTSTKNIVSTGLTGAMGVAKSAAQAGMDTTKTVLTGTKDTVSTGLTGALGVAKGTVQTGMDTTKTVLSGTKDTVSTGLTGAIGVAKGAVQTGMDTTKKVLSGTKDTVSTGLTGALGVAKGTVQTGLDTTKTVLSGTKDTVSTGLTGALGVAKGAVQTGMDTTKTVLTGTKDTVSTGLTGALGVAKGTVQTGMDTSKVALTSTKNIVSTGLTGALGVAKSAAQAGMDTTKTVLSGTKDTVSTGLTGALGVAKSAAQAGMDTTKTVLSGTKDTVSTGLTGAMGVAKGAVQTGMDTTKTVLSGTKDTVSTGLTGALGVAKGAVQTGMDTTKTVLSGTKDTVSTGLTGAMGVAKGAIQTGMDTTKTVLTGTKDTVSTGLTGAMGVAKGAIQTGMDTTKTVLTGTKDTVSTGLTGALGVAKGTVQTGMDTTKTFLSGTKDTVSTGLTGAMGVAKSAVQLGVDTTNVVLTGNKDTVSTGLTGALGVAKGAVQSSLGTIQNWLPGAKDTFWGGLINDRASDKCGEQTLQHPQEAPCCRVSSPPDSLCAGPDLVSAVAPFTQAAALGKDDAGPTATTCSQGGAMGLATVRDEQELGEIFHPMTAEEQAQLAASQPGPKVSTADQSSYFVRLGDLSPGFRQRAFEHALSHLQHSQFQARGALAQLEDSFRLMEKDKQAPEGQQPPNLGLSSGGEKASTHEVPDAGTLSRACGLIQQLHVAYSNLASGLQGLPAELQQRVRRARHSLCELYSLMSSASSISELPAERLAQSRGGVGQAWQGLEQLLESVQHSPPLSWLVGPFALQPGGQQL, encoded by the exons ATGATCTCCGGGGCAAAGGACCTGGTGAGCTCCACCATGACCAGGACCCAGGATGCTCTCTCCTCCGGGGTGGCCAACCTGGTAGACTCGGCTAAAGGCGTGGTCCAGGGAGGTCTCAGCATTACCCGATCTGCGCTCACGGGAACCAAGGAGACTGTGGCCAGTGGGGTCATGGGGACAGTGGGCGTGGCCAAAGGGGCCGTTCAGACCAGTGTGGACACCACCCACACCGCGCTGACCGGCACCAAAGACACCGTCTGCAGTGGAGTGACTGGTGCTGTGAAAATGGCCACAGGGGCTGTCCAGGGGGGCTTGGACACCTCAAAGGCTATTCTCACAGGCACCAAAGACACCGTGTCCACCGGGCTCACCGGGGCACTGGGTGTGGCCAAGGGCGCCGTCCAGACTGGCATGGACACCACCAAGACGGTTCTGACTGGCACCAAAGACACAGTGTCCACCGGGCTCACTGGGGCACTGGGTGTGGCCAAGAGTGCTGCACAGGCTGGCATGGACACCACCAAGACGGTTCTAAGTGGCACCAAAGACACCGTGTCCACTGGGCTCACCGGAGCCATGGGTGTCGCCAAGGGCACTGTCCAGACTGGCATGGACACCACCAAGAAGGTTCTGAGTGGCACCAAAGACACCGTGTCCACTGGGCTCACCGGGGCACTGGGTGTGGCCAAGGGAACAGTCCAGACTGGCATGGACACCACCAAGACGGTTCTGAGTGGTACCAAAGACACCGTGTCCACTGGGCTCACCGGGGCACTGGGTGTGGCCAAGGGCGCCGTCCAGACTGGCATGGACACCACCAAGACGGTTCTGACTGGCACCAAAGACACAGTGTCCACCGGGCTCACTGGGGCACTGGGTGTGGCCAAGAGTGCTGCACAGGTTGGCATGGACACCACCAAGACGGTTCTGAGTGGCACCAAAGACACCATGTCCACCGGGCTCACCGGGGCACTGGGTGTGGCCAAGGGTGCTGTCCAGACTGGCATGGACACCACCAAGACGGTTCTGACTGGCACAAAAGACACCGTGTCCACTGGGCTCACCGGGGCACTGGGTGTGGCCAAGGGAACAGTCCAGACTGCCATGGACACCACCAAGACGGTTCTAAGTGGCACCAAAGACACCGTGTCCACTGGGCTCACCGGAGCCATGGGTGTCGCCAAGGGCACTGTCCAGACTGGCATGGACACCACCAAGAAGGTTCTGAGTGGCACCAAAGACACAGTGTCCACTGGGCTCACCGGGGCACTGGGTGTGGCCAAGGGAACAGTCCAGACTGGCATGGACACCACCAAGACGGTTCTGAGTGGTACCAAAGACACCGTGTCCACTGGGCTCACCGGAGCCATGGGTGTGGCCAAGGGCGCCGTCCAGACTGGCATGGACACCACCAAAGTTGCTTTGACTAGCACCAAAAACATTGTGTCCACTGGGCTCACTGGAGCCCTGGGTGTGGCCAAGGGAACAGTCCAAACTGGCATGGACACCACCAAGATGGCTCTGAGTGGCACCAAAGACACCGTATCGACCGGGCTCACCGGGGCACTGGGTGTGGCCAAGAGTGCTGCACAGGCTGGCATGGACACCACCAAGACGGTTCTGACTGGCACCAAAGACACCGTGTCCACTGGGCTCACCGGGGCACTGGGTGTGGCCAAGGGTGCCGTTCAGACTGGCATGGATACCACCAAAGTTGCTTTGACTAGCACCAAAAACATTGTGTCCACCGGGCTCACTGGAGCCATGGGTGTGGCCAAGAGTGCTGCACAGGCTGGCATGGACACCACCAAGACGGTTCTGACTGGCACAAAAGACACCGTGTCCACTGGGCTCACCGGGGCACTGGGTGTGGCCAAGGGAACAGTCCAGACTGGCATGGACACCACCAAGACGGTTCTGAGTGGTACCAAAGACACCGTGTCCACTGGGCTCACCGGAGCCATAGGTGTGGCCAAGGGCGCCGTCCAGACTGGCATGGACACCACCAAGAAGGTTCTGAGTGGCACCAAAGACACAGTGTCCACTGGGCTCACCGGGGCACTGGGTGTGGCCAAGGGAACAGTCCAGACTGGCCTGGACACCACCAAGACGGTTCTGAGTGGCACCAAAGACACCGTGTCCACTGGGCTCACCGGGGCACTGGGTGTGGCCAAGGGTGCTGTCCAGACTGGCATGGACACCACCAAGACGGTTCTGACTGGCACCAAAGACACCGTGTCCACTGGGCTCACCGGGGCACTGGGTGTGGCCAAGGGAACAGTCCAGACTGGCATGGACACTAGCAAAGTTGCTTTGACTAGCACCAAAAACATTGTGTCCACGGGGCTCACCGGGGCACTGGGTGTGGCCAAGAGTGCTGCACAGGCTGGCATGGACACCACCAAGACGGTTCTGAGTGGCACCAAAGACACCGTGTCTACCGGGCTCACCGGGGCACTGGGTGTGGCCAAGAGTGCTGCACAGGCTGGCATGGACACCACCAAGACGGTTCTGAGTGGCACCAAAGACACTGTGTCCACCGGGCTCACCGGAGCCATGGGTGTGGCCAAAGGCGCTGTCCAGACTGGCATGGACACCACCAAGACGGTTCTGAGTGGCACCAAAGACACCGTGTCTACCGGGCTCACCGGGGCACTGGGTGTGGCCAAGGGTGCCGTCCAGACTGGCATGGACACCACCAAGACGGTTCTGAGTGGTACCAAAGACACCGTGTCCACTGGGCTCACCGGAGCCATGGGTGTGGCCAAGGGCGCCATTCAGACTGGCATGGACACCACCAAGACGGTTCTGACTGGCACCAAAGACACCGTGTCCACTGGGCTCACCGGAGCCATGGGTGTGGCCAAGGGCGCCATTCAGACTGGCATGGACACCACCAAGACGGTTCTGACTGGCACCAAAGACACTGTGTCCACTGGGCTCACTGGGGCACTGGGTGTGGCCAAAGGAACAGTCCAGACTGGCATGGACACTACCAAGACTTTTCTGAGTGGCACAAAAGACACCGTGTCCACCGGGCTCACCGGGGCCATGGGCGTGGCTAAGAGTGCCGTCCAGTTAGGTGTGGACACCACCAACGTCGTTCTGACTGGCAACAAAGATACAGTGTCCACCGGGCTCACCGGGGCACTGGGTGTGGCCAAAGGGGCTGTGCAGTCTAGTCTGGGCACCATCCAGAATTGGTTACCTGGTGCCAAGGACACTTTCTGGGGTGGACTCATCAATGATAGGGCCTCAGACAAATGTGGGGAACAGACTCTCCAGCACCCCCAGGAAGCCCCATGCTGCAGGGTCTCCAGTCCCCCAGACAGTCTCTGTGCAGGCCCGGACCTTGTTTCTGCTGTGGCACCATTCACACAAGCGGCTGCCCTGGGCAAGGATGATGCAGGGCCCACGGCCACCACATGCAGCCAAGGAGGAGCCATGGGCTTGGCGACAGTCCGGGACgagcaggagctgggagagatCTTCCACCCCATGACTGCCGAGGAGCAAG CTCAGCTGGCAGCCTCTCAGCCCGGGCCCAAGGTGTCCACAGCCGACCAGAGCAGCTATTTTGTGCGTCTGGGAGACCTGTCCCCTGGCTTCCGCCAGCGGGCTTTTGAGCACGCCCTGAGCCACCTGCAGCACAGCCAGTTCCAGGCGAGGGGCGCTCTGGCCCAGCTCGAGGACTCCTTCAGGCTG atggaaaaggacaagcaGGCTCCAGAAGGGCAGCAGCCGCCGAATCTGGGCCTGAGCAGTGGAGGAGAGAAAGCCAGTACCCACGAG GTGCCAGATGCAGGGACTCTGTCCAGGGCCTGCGGCCTCATCCAGCAGCTCCACGTCGCCTACAGCAACCTGGCCTCCGGCCTCCAGGGTCTCCCTGCCGAGCTCCAGCAGCGGGTCAGGCGGGCACGGCACAGCCTCTGTGAGCTCTACAGCCTCATGTCCTCTGCCAGCTCCATCTCGGAGCTGCCGGCCGAGCGCCTGGCCCAGAGCCGCGGTGGCGTAGGCCAGGCCTGGCAAGGGCTGGAACAGCTGCTGGAGAGTGTGCAGCACAGCCCCCCACTCAGCTGGCTGGTGGGGCCCTTCGCCCTGCAGCCCGGTGGGCAGCAGCTGTAG
- the PLIN4 gene encoding perilipin-4 isoform X2, with amino-acid sequence MSAPEEGGRERPKPKGKTLGSFLGSLPGFSSARNLVANTHSSAREARPVTDPAGVPTPQAAQPQAQATDPEQTARGLEKLPLPSDKMISGAKDLVSSTMTRTQDALSSGVANLVDSAKGVVQGGLSITRSALTGTKETVASGVMGTVGVAKGAVQTSVDTTHTALTGTKDTVCSGVTGAVKMATGAVQGGLDTSKAILTGTKDTVSTGLTGALGVAKGAVQTGMDTTKTVLTGTKDTVSTGLTGALGVAKSAAQAGMDTTKTVLSGTKDTVSTGLTGAMGVAKGTVQTGMDTTKKVLSGTKDTVSTGLTGALGVAKGTVQTGMDTTKTVLSGTKDTVSTGLTGALGVAKGAVQTGMDTTKTVLTGTKDTVSTGLTGALGVAKSAAQVGMDTTKTVLSGTKDTMSTGLTGALGVAKGAVQTGMDTTKTVLTGTKDTVSTGLTGALGVAKGTVQTAMDTTKTVLSGTKDTVSTGLTGAMGVAKGTVQTGMDTTKKVLSGTKDTVSTGLTGALGVAKGTVQTGMDTTKTVLSGTKDTVSTGLTGAMGVAKGAVQTGMDTTKVALTSTKNIVSTGLTGALGVAKGTVQTGMDTTKMALSGTKDTVSTGLTGALGVAKSAAQAGMDTTKTVLTGTKDTVSTGLTGALGVAKGAVQTGMDTTKVALTSTKNIVSTGLTGAMGVAKSAAQAGMDTTKTVLTGTKDTVSTGLTGALGVAKGTVQTGMDTTKTVLSGTKDTVSTGLTGAIGVAKGAVQTGMDTTKKVLSGTKDTVSTGLTGALGVAKGTVQTGLDTTKTVLSGTKDTVSTGLTGALGVAKGAVQTGMDTTKTVLTGTKDTVSTGLTGALGVAKGTVQTGMDTSKVALTSTKNIVSTGLTGALGVAKSAAQAGMDTTKTVLSGTKDTVSTGLTGALGVAKSAAQAGMDTTKTVLSGTKDTVSTGLTGAMGVAKGAVQTGMDTTKTVLSGTKDTVSTGLTGALGVAKGAVQTGMDTTKTVLSGTKDTVSTGLTGAMGVAKGAIQTGMDTTKTVLTGTKDTVSTGLTGAMGVAKGAIQTGMDTTKTVLTGTKDTVSTGLTGALGVAKGTVQTGMDTTKTFLSGTKDTVSTGLTGAMGVAKSAVQLGVDTTNVVLTGNKDTVSTGLTGALGVAKGAVQSSLGTIQNWLPGAKDTFWGGLINDRASDKCGEQTLQHPQEAPCCRVSSPPDSLCAGPDLVSAVAPFTQAAALGKDDAGPTATTCSQGGAMGLATVRDEQELGEIFHPMTAEEQAQLAASQPGPKVSTADQSSYFVRLGDLSPGFRQRAFEHALSHLQHSQFQARGALAQLEDSFRLMEKDKQAPEGQQPPNLGLSSGGEKASTHEVPDAGTLSRACGLIQQLHVAYSNLASGLQGLPAELQQRVRRARHSLCELYSLMSSASSISELPAERLAQSRGGVGQAWQGLEQLLESVQHSPPLSWLVGPFALQPGGQQL; translated from the exons ATGTCTGCTCCAGAGGAAGGAGGCCGGGAGCGCCCCAAACCCAAGGGCAAG ACCCTGGGCAGCTTCTTGGGGTCCCTGCCTGGCTTCAGTTCTGCCCGGAACCTGGTGGCCAACACCCACAGCTCAGCGAGAGAGGCCCGGCCAGTCACTGATCCCGCAGGTGTTCCCACCCCCCAGGCTGCCCAGCCCCAAGCCCAGG ccACTGACCCAGAGCAGACGGCCAGGGGGCTGGAGAAGCTGCCGCTGCCTTCAGACAAG ATGATCTCCGGGGCAAAGGACCTGGTGAGCTCCACCATGACCAGGACCCAGGATGCTCTCTCCTCCGGGGTGGCCAACCTGGTAGACTCGGCTAAAGGCGTGGTCCAGGGAGGTCTCAGCATTACCCGATCTGCGCTCACGGGAACCAAGGAGACTGTGGCCAGTGGGGTCATGGGGACAGTGGGCGTGGCCAAAGGGGCCGTTCAGACCAGTGTGGACACCACCCACACCGCGCTGACCGGCACCAAAGACACCGTCTGCAGTGGAGTGACTGGTGCTGTGAAAATGGCCACAGGGGCTGTCCAGGGGGGCTTGGACACCTCAAAGGCTATTCTCACAGGCACCAAAGACACCGTGTCCACCGGGCTCACCGGGGCACTGGGTGTGGCCAAGGGCGCCGTCCAGACTGGCATGGACACCACCAAGACGGTTCTGACTGGCACCAAAGACACAGTGTCCACCGGGCTCACTGGGGCACTGGGTGTGGCCAAGAGTGCTGCACAGGCTGGCATGGACACCACCAAGACGGTTCTAAGTGGCACCAAAGACACCGTGTCCACTGGGCTCACCGGAGCCATGGGTGTCGCCAAGGGCACTGTCCAGACTGGCATGGACACCACCAAGAAGGTTCTGAGTGGCACCAAAGACACCGTGTCCACTGGGCTCACCGGGGCACTGGGTGTGGCCAAGGGAACAGTCCAGACTGGCATGGACACCACCAAGACGGTTCTGAGTGGTACCAAAGACACCGTGTCCACTGGGCTCACCGGGGCACTGGGTGTGGCCAAGGGCGCCGTCCAGACTGGCATGGACACCACCAAGACGGTTCTGACTGGCACCAAAGACACAGTGTCCACCGGGCTCACTGGGGCACTGGGTGTGGCCAAGAGTGCTGCACAGGTTGGCATGGACACCACCAAGACGGTTCTGAGTGGCACCAAAGACACCATGTCCACCGGGCTCACCGGGGCACTGGGTGTGGCCAAGGGTGCTGTCCAGACTGGCATGGACACCACCAAGACGGTTCTGACTGGCACAAAAGACACCGTGTCCACTGGGCTCACCGGGGCACTGGGTGTGGCCAAGGGAACAGTCCAGACTGCCATGGACACCACCAAGACGGTTCTAAGTGGCACCAAAGACACCGTGTCCACTGGGCTCACCGGAGCCATGGGTGTCGCCAAGGGCACTGTCCAGACTGGCATGGACACCACCAAGAAGGTTCTGAGTGGCACCAAAGACACAGTGTCCACTGGGCTCACCGGGGCACTGGGTGTGGCCAAGGGAACAGTCCAGACTGGCATGGACACCACCAAGACGGTTCTGAGTGGTACCAAAGACACCGTGTCCACTGGGCTCACCGGAGCCATGGGTGTGGCCAAGGGCGCCGTCCAGACTGGCATGGACACCACCAAAGTTGCTTTGACTAGCACCAAAAACATTGTGTCCACTGGGCTCACTGGAGCCCTGGGTGTGGCCAAGGGAACAGTCCAAACTGGCATGGACACCACCAAGATGGCTCTGAGTGGCACCAAAGACACCGTATCGACCGGGCTCACCGGGGCACTGGGTGTGGCCAAGAGTGCTGCACAGGCTGGCATGGACACCACCAAGACGGTTCTGACTGGCACCAAAGACACCGTGTCCACTGGGCTCACCGGGGCACTGGGTGTGGCCAAGGGTGCCGTTCAGACTGGCATGGATACCACCAAAGTTGCTTTGACTAGCACCAAAAACATTGTGTCCACCGGGCTCACTGGAGCCATGGGTGTGGCCAAGAGTGCTGCACAGGCTGGCATGGACACCACCAAGACGGTTCTGACTGGCACAAAAGACACCGTGTCCACTGGGCTCACCGGGGCACTGGGTGTGGCCAAGGGAACAGTCCAGACTGGCATGGACACCACCAAGACGGTTCTGAGTGGTACCAAAGACACCGTGTCCACTGGGCTCACCGGAGCCATAGGTGTGGCCAAGGGCGCCGTCCAGACTGGCATGGACACCACCAAGAAGGTTCTGAGTGGCACCAAAGACACAGTGTCCACTGGGCTCACCGGGGCACTGGGTGTGGCCAAGGGAACAGTCCAGACTGGCCTGGACACCACCAAGACGGTTCTGAGTGGCACCAAAGACACCGTGTCCACTGGGCTCACCGGGGCACTGGGTGTGGCCAAGGGTGCTGTCCAGACTGGCATGGACACCACCAAGACGGTTCTGACTGGCACCAAAGACACCGTGTCCACTGGGCTCACCGGGGCACTGGGTGTGGCCAAGGGAACAGTCCAGACTGGCATGGACACTAGCAAAGTTGCTTTGACTAGCACCAAAAACATTGTGTCCACGGGGCTCACCGGGGCACTGGGTGTGGCCAAGAGTGCTGCACAGGCTGGCATGGACACCACCAAGACGGTTCTGAGTGGCACCAAAGACACCGTGTCTACCGGGCTCACCGGGGCACTGGGTGTGGCCAAGAGTGCTGCACAGGCTGGCATGGACACCACCAAGACGGTTCTGAGTGGCACCAAAGACACTGTGTCCACCGGGCTCACCGGAGCCATGGGTGTGGCCAAAGGCGCTGTCCAGACTGGCATGGACACCACCAAGACGGTTCTGAGTGGCACCAAAGACACCGTGTCTACCGGGCTCACCGGGGCACTGGGTGTGGCCAAGGGTGCCGTCCAGACTGGCATGGACACCACCAAGACGGTTCTGAGTGGTACCAAAGACACCGTGTCCACTGGGCTCACCGGAGCCATGGGTGTGGCCAAGGGCGCCATTCAGACTGGCATGGACACCACCAAGACGGTTCTGACTGGCACCAAAGACACCGTGTCCACTGGGCTCACCGGAGCCATGGGTGTGGCCAAGGGCGCCATTCAGACTGGCATGGACACCACCAAGACGGTTCTGACTGGCACCAAAGACACTGTGTCCACTGGGCTCACTGGGGCACTGGGTGTGGCCAAAGGAACAGTCCAGACTGGCATGGACACTACCAAGACTTTTCTGAGTGGCACAAAAGACACCGTGTCCACCGGGCTCACCGGGGCCATGGGCGTGGCTAAGAGTGCCGTCCAGTTAGGTGTGGACACCACCAACGTCGTTCTGACTGGCAACAAAGATACAGTGTCCACCGGGCTCACCGGGGCACTGGGTGTGGCCAAAGGGGCTGTGCAGTCTAGTCTGGGCACCATCCAGAATTGGTTACCTGGTGCCAAGGACACTTTCTGGGGTGGACTCATCAATGATAGGGCCTCAGACAAATGTGGGGAACAGACTCTCCAGCACCCCCAGGAAGCCCCATGCTGCAGGGTCTCCAGTCCCCCAGACAGTCTCTGTGCAGGCCCGGACCTTGTTTCTGCTGTGGCACCATTCACACAAGCGGCTGCCCTGGGCAAGGATGATGCAGGGCCCACGGCCACCACATGCAGCCAAGGAGGAGCCATGGGCTTGGCGACAGTCCGGGACgagcaggagctgggagagatCTTCCACCCCATGACTGCCGAGGAGCAAG CTCAGCTGGCAGCCTCTCAGCCCGGGCCCAAGGTGTCCACAGCCGACCAGAGCAGCTATTTTGTGCGTCTGGGAGACCTGTCCCCTGGCTTCCGCCAGCGGGCTTTTGAGCACGCCCTGAGCCACCTGCAGCACAGCCAGTTCCAGGCGAGGGGCGCTCTGGCCCAGCTCGAGGACTCCTTCAGGCTG atggaaaaggacaagcaGGCTCCAGAAGGGCAGCAGCCGCCGAATCTGGGCCTGAGCAGTGGAGGAGAGAAAGCCAGTACCCACGAG GTGCCAGATGCAGGGACTCTGTCCAGGGCCTGCGGCCTCATCCAGCAGCTCCACGTCGCCTACAGCAACCTGGCCTCCGGCCTCCAGGGTCTCCCTGCCGAGCTCCAGCAGCGGGTCAGGCGGGCACGGCACAGCCTCTGTGAGCTCTACAGCCTCATGTCCTCTGCCAGCTCCATCTCGGAGCTGCCGGCCGAGCGCCTGGCCCAGAGCCGCGGTGGCGTAGGCCAGGCCTGGCAAGGGCTGGAACAGCTGCTGGAGAGTGTGCAGCACAGCCCCCCACTCAGCTGGCTGGTGGGGCCCTTCGCCCTGCAGCCCGGTGGGCAGCAGCTGTAG